A region from the Achromobacter seleniivolatilans genome encodes:
- a CDS encoding ATP-binding protein, which translates to MTATEFSTLIQRAERVLAQLEAFLPPATPEIDWTAHAFRWRKRGARGWLDAVRHVARIDREDLQHIERQKATIDRNTVQFLEHKPANNVLMTGARGTGKSSLVKAMLAAYGERGLRLIEVDKSDLGDLADIVELVAPRPERFIVFCDDLSFEEGEPGYKALKSVLDGSVSASGDNVLIYATSNRRHLMPEYMSENLQAKHQPDGEIHPGETVEEKISLSERFGLWLSFYPFKQDDYLDIVYHWLRELGCPEEHIAPSRTEALQWTIERGSRSGRVAYQFARDWAARHV; encoded by the coding sequence GTGACCGCAACCGAGTTTTCCACCCTGATCCAGCGCGCCGAGCGCGTGCTGGCGCAGCTTGAGGCCTTTCTGCCCCCGGCCACGCCAGAGATCGACTGGACGGCGCACGCCTTCCGCTGGCGCAAACGCGGCGCTCGCGGCTGGCTGGATGCCGTGCGCCACGTGGCGCGCATCGATCGCGAAGACCTGCAACACATCGAGCGCCAGAAGGCAACGATTGACCGCAACACCGTCCAGTTCCTGGAACACAAGCCCGCCAACAACGTGCTGATGACCGGCGCCCGCGGCACGGGCAAGAGTTCGCTGGTCAAGGCCATGCTGGCGGCTTACGGTGAACGCGGCTTGCGCCTGATCGAAGTCGACAAGTCTGACTTAGGTGACTTGGCCGATATCGTTGAACTGGTCGCGCCGCGCCCCGAACGCTTCATCGTCTTCTGCGACGACCTGTCGTTTGAAGAAGGCGAGCCCGGCTACAAAGCGCTCAAGTCCGTGCTTGACGGTTCCGTGTCGGCCTCGGGCGATAACGTGCTGATCTACGCCACGTCCAACCGGCGTCACTTGATGCCGGAATACATGAGCGAGAACTTGCAGGCCAAGCATCAGCCCGATGGCGAAATCCATCCGGGCGAAACGGTCGAAGAGAAGATTTCGCTGTCCGAACGCTTTGGCTTGTGGCTGTCTTTCTACCCGTTCAAGCAGGACGACTACCTGGACATCGTCTACCACTGGCTGCGCGAACTGGGCTGCCCGGAGGAACACATTGCGCCGTCACGCACCGAAGCGCTGCAATGGACGATTGAGCGCGGCTCGCGGTCCGGCCGCGTCGCCTATCAATTTGCTCGTGATTGGGCGGCCCGCCATGTCTGA
- a CDS encoding Nudix family hydrolase: MSEKIVDVAAGMIMREDGMLLLGQRPEGKPWAGWWELPGGKLEPGETVLEALARELHEEIGIRVTQSRPWVTYVHVYPHTTVRLAFCFVTGWEGAPQGLENQRLEWVWPADAAAVGNLLPAALPPLRWLQLPTTYGISSIGSRAGVAAFLGRLDAALARGVKLVQFREPQWPDGAGASSLHEVLQQVLKRCRAAGARVLVNSAHPAAWWKEADGVHLRTADAARLSARPALPEGALVGVSAHDNAQIVHARELGADFAVLGPVLDTPSHPGAQTLGWEGFVEGNRDAGIPVFALGGQSTQTVSHALRHAAHGIAGIRGVI, translated from the coding sequence ATGTCTGAGAAGATCGTTGACGTCGCCGCCGGCATGATCATGCGCGAAGACGGCATGCTGCTGTTGGGGCAGCGCCCCGAAGGCAAACCCTGGGCGGGCTGGTGGGAATTGCCCGGCGGCAAGTTGGAACCCGGCGAAACCGTGCTGGAGGCGTTGGCGCGTGAGTTGCACGAAGAAATCGGCATCCGCGTCACGCAGTCTCGCCCATGGGTGACGTATGTGCACGTTTATCCGCACACCACGGTCCGGCTGGCGTTCTGCTTTGTCACCGGCTGGGAAGGCGCGCCGCAGGGCCTGGAAAACCAGCGCCTGGAATGGGTCTGGCCCGCCGACGCAGCGGCTGTCGGCAACCTGTTGCCAGCGGCCCTTCCGCCTTTGCGCTGGTTGCAATTGCCCACCACCTACGGCATCAGCTCCATCGGTTCGCGTGCAGGCGTCGCGGCGTTTCTGGGCCGGCTGGATGCCGCATTGGCGCGCGGCGTGAAACTGGTGCAATTCCGTGAACCGCAATGGCCCGACGGCGCTGGCGCATCGTCGTTGCATGAAGTGCTGCAACAGGTGCTGAAGCGCTGCCGCGCAGCCGGCGCCCGCGTGCTGGTCAACAGCGCGCACCCTGCTGCCTGGTGGAAAGAAGCGGACGGCGTGCATCTGCGCACGGCTGACGCGGCGCGTCTTTCCGCCCGCCCGGCCTTGCCTGAGGGCGCGCTGGTCGGTGTGTCGGCCCATGACAACGCACAAATTGTCCACGCCCGGGAATTGGGCGCCGACTTCGCGGTGCTGGGTCCCGTGCTGGACACGCCCAGCCACCCCGGCGCGCAAACGCTGGGATGGGAAGGCTTTGTGGAAGGCAACCGCGACGCTGGCATTCCGGTGTTTGCCTTGGGCGGGCAATCCACTCAGACCGTGTCGCACGCGCTGCGCCATGCGGCGCATGGCATCGCGGGAATCCGCGGCGTCATCTGA
- a CDS encoding branched-chain amino acid ABC transporter ATP-binding protein encodes MSTAILALEDVTVAYHGDITILNHINVQARAGKVTGVIGPNGAGKSTVLKTLFGFLPPRTGRITLRGQDISAQPSHERAANGVAFVPQHRSLFGELSVHDNLLLGCWPFRRDKTRVRARIDSVYDRFPILAQKRNDPVSSMSGGQQRFVEFGRALLIEPSVILLDEPTAMLAPKISKEIYTLIRGFADEGMTVVLVDQNVRRCAEISDYMYILELGRNKAEGSREAFEDGGGLREMVASWMDYKID; translated from the coding sequence ATGAGCACCGCGATCCTTGCGCTGGAAGACGTGACCGTGGCCTATCACGGCGACATCACGATCCTGAATCACATCAATGTCCAGGCGCGCGCCGGCAAAGTCACTGGGGTGATTGGCCCCAACGGCGCCGGGAAGTCCACCGTGCTCAAGACCTTGTTTGGTTTTCTGCCGCCTCGCACAGGCCGCATCACGTTGCGGGGGCAGGATATCAGTGCGCAGCCGTCACACGAGCGCGCAGCCAACGGCGTGGCCTTCGTGCCGCAGCATCGCAGCCTGTTTGGCGAGCTGTCCGTGCACGACAACCTGCTGTTGGGCTGCTGGCCGTTTCGCCGCGACAAGACGCGGGTGCGCGCACGCATTGATTCGGTCTATGACCGCTTTCCCATTCTGGCGCAAAAGCGCAATGATCCCGTATCCAGTATGAGCGGCGGTCAACAGCGCTTTGTGGAGTTCGGCCGGGCCTTGTTGATCGAGCCGTCGGTCATCTTGCTGGATGAACCCACTGCAATGCTGGCGCCCAAGATATCCAAGGAAATCTATACGCTCATCCGCGGTTTTGCCGACGAAGGCATGACCGTGGTGCTGGTAGACCAGAATGTGCGCCGTTGCGCCGAGATCTCCGACTATATGTACATCCTGGAACTCGGACGCAACAAGGCGGAAGGTTCGCGCGAGGCGTTCGAAGACGGGGGCGGCTTGCGCGAGATGGTGGCGTCCTGGATGGACTACAAGATCGACTGA
- a CDS encoding ABC transporter ATP-binding protein gives MLKVTNLKKRFGGLVALQGVDLDVPRGSILGVIGMNGSGKTTMLNCINGIYTPDEGSIELDGKEIAGRQIHEVARLGVGRTFQVPRIFRQLSLLDNLDVAQQHTGRNADERYAQSEYWLHKVELHRLRHNYAEELSGGQQKLVELARIMVAKPKVVLLDEPFAGVNPALAQLLISVIRELPTGHDCSVVLVSHDLTSIYQLSHHIIVMNEGAILTQGNADHVRADPRVVEAYLGA, from the coding sequence ATGTTGAAAGTCACGAATCTCAAGAAGCGCTTTGGCGGCCTGGTGGCGTTGCAGGGTGTCGATCTGGATGTGCCGCGAGGCTCCATTCTGGGCGTCATCGGCATGAATGGATCGGGCAAGACCACGATGCTCAATTGCATCAATGGGATCTACACGCCCGACGAAGGCAGCATAGAACTGGATGGCAAGGAGATCGCCGGCCGCCAGATTCACGAGGTGGCGCGGCTGGGCGTGGGGCGCACTTTTCAAGTTCCGCGCATCTTCCGCCAGTTGAGCCTGCTGGACAATCTGGATGTAGCCCAGCAGCATACGGGCCGCAATGCCGACGAGCGCTACGCGCAATCCGAGTATTGGCTGCACAAGGTGGAGCTGCACCGGTTGCGGCACAACTATGCCGAAGAACTGTCTGGCGGCCAGCAAAAACTGGTGGAGCTTGCGCGCATCATGGTGGCCAAGCCCAAGGTCGTGCTGCTGGACGAGCCGTTCGCGGGCGTCAATCCAGCGCTGGCGCAGTTGCTGATCTCGGTGATCCGCGAGTTGCCGACCGGGCATGATTGCTCGGTAGTGCTGGTCTCGCACGACCTGACTTCGATCTACCAGCTGTCTCACCACATCATTGTCATGAACGAAGGCGCCATCCTGACCCAGGGCAATGCCGATCACGTGCGCGCCGACCCCCGGGTGGTCGAAGCCTATCTGGGAGCTTGA